In one Suricata suricatta isolate VVHF042 chromosome 9, meerkat_22Aug2017_6uvM2_HiC, whole genome shotgun sequence genomic region, the following are encoded:
- the PPP4R3A gene encoding serine/threonine-protein phosphatase 4 regulatory subunit 3A has product MYWELDRSLLLESKINPNTAYQKQQDTLIVWSEAENYDLALSFQEKAGCDEIWEKICQVQGKDPSVDITQDLVDESEEERFDDMSSPGLELPSCELSRLEEIAELVASSLPSPLRREKLALALENEGYIKKLLELFHVCEDLENIEGLHHLYEIIKGIFLLNRTALFEVMFSEECIMDVIGCLEYDPALSQPRKHREFLTKTAKFKEVIPISDPELKQKIHQTYRVQYIQDMVLPTPSVFEENMLSTLHSFIFFNKVEIVGMLQEDEKFLTDLFAQLTDEATDEEKRQELVNFLKEFCAFSQTLQPQNRDAFFKTLSNMGILPALEVILGMDDTQVRSAATDIFSYLVEYNPSMVREFVMQEAQQNDDDILLINLIIEHMICDTDPELGGAVQLMGLLRTLVDPENMLATANKTEKTEFLGFFYKHCMHVLTAPLLANTTEDKPSKDDFQTAQLLALVLELLTFCVEHHTYHIKNYIINKDILRRVLVLMASKHAFLALCALRFKRKIIGLKDEFYNRYIMKSFLFEPVVKAFLNNGSRYNLMNSAIIEMFEFIRVEDIKSLTAHVIENYWKALEDVDYVQTFKGLKLRFEQQRERQDNPKLDSMRSILRNHRYRRDARTLEDEEEMWFNTDEEDMEDGDAVVSPSDKTKNDDDIMDPISKFMERKKLKESEEKEVLLKTNLSGRQSPSFKLSLSSGTKTSLTSQSPAANLPGSPGSPGSPGSPGSPGSVPKSTSQTAAITTKGGLVGLVDYPDDDEDDDEDEDKEDTVPLSKKAKFES; this is encoded by the exons GTTCAAGGAAAGGACCCTTCAGTGGATATCACTCAGGATCTCGTAGATGAATCTGAAGAGGAGCGTTTTGATGATATGTCATCACCTGGTTTAGAATTGCCATCTTGTGAATTAAGTCGCCTTGAGGAAATTGCAGAACTTGTGGCATCATCTTTACCTTCCCCCCTGCGTCGTGAAAAACTTGCACTAGCACTGGAAAATGAGGGTTATATTAAAAAGCTCTTAGAGCTCTTTCATGTGTGTGaggatttggaaaatattgaaggACTGCACCACTTGTATGAAATTATCAAAGGCATCTTCCTCTTGAATCGAACTGCTCTTTTTGAAGTTATGTTTTCTGAGGAATGTATAATGGACGTCATTGGATGCTTAGAATATGATCCTGCTTTATCACAACCACGAAAACACAGGGAATTTCTAACAAAAACAGCCAAGTTTAAAGAAGTGATTCCCATATCTGATcctgagctgaaacaaaaaaTTCATCAGACATACAGAGTTCAGTACATCCAAGATATGGTTCTACCTACCCCTTCGGtctttgaagaaaatatgttATCAACTCTTCACTCCTTTATCTTTTTCAATAAGGTAGAAATTGTTGGTATGTTACAG gaagatgaaaagtttCTGACAGATTTGTTTGCACAACTAACAGATGAAGCAACAGATGAGGAGAAAAGACAGGAATTG gttaactttttaaaagaattttgtgcATTTTCCCAAACACTTCAACCTCAAAACAGAGATGCTTTTTTCAAGACTTTGTCAAACATGGGCATATTACCAGCTTTAGAAGTCATCCTT GGCATGGATGATACACAGGTGCGAAGTGCTGCTACTGATATATTCTCATACTTGGTTGAATATAATCCCTCCATGGTACGAGAGTTTGTCATGCAGGAGGCACAGCAGAACGATGAT GATATTTTGCTCATCAACCTCATTATAGAACATATGATTTGTGATACAGACCCTGAACTTGGAGGAGCAGTCCAACTTATGGGCCTGCTTCGAACTTTAGTTGACCCAGAGAACATGTTAGCTACTGCCAAT aaaacagagaagactGAGTTTCTGGGTTTCTTTTATAAGCACTGTATGCATGTCCTCACTGCTCCCTTACTGGCAAATACAACAGAAGACAAACCCAGCAAAG atgatTTTCAGACTGCCCAGTTGTTGGCACTTGTCCTGGAGTTGTTAACATTTTGTGTGGAGCACCATACCTACCACATAAAGAACTACATTATTAATAAGGACATCCTCCGGAGAGTGCTGGTTCTTATGGCCTCCAAGCATGCTTTCTTGGCATTAT GTGCTCTTCGTTTTAAGAGAAAGATTATTGGATTGAAAGATGAGTTTTACAACCGCTACATCATGAAAAGTTTTTTGTTTGAACCAGTTGTCAAAGCATTTCTCAACAACGGATCCCGCTACAATCTGATGAACTCTGCCATTATAGAGATGTTTGAATTTATTAGAGTG GAGGATATAAAATCATTAACCGCTCATGTAATTGAAAATTACTGGAAAGCACTGGAAGATGTAGATTATGTACAGACATTTAAAGGATTAAAACTGAGATTTGAACAACAAAGAGAAAGGCAAGATAACCCCAAACTTGACAG CATGCGGTCCATTTTGAGGAACCATCGGTATCGAAGAGACGCCAGAACACTAGAAGACGAGGAGGAGATGTGGTTTAACACTGACGAAGAGGACATGGAAGACGGTGACGCTGTGGTGTCTCCGTCTGACAAAACTAAAAACGATGATGATATTATGGATCCCATAAGTAAATTCATGGAGAGGAAGAAAC taaaagaaaGTGAGGAAAAAGAGGTGCTTCTGAAAACGAATCTTTCTGGTCGGCAGAGCCCAAGTTTCAAGCTTTCCCTCTCTAGTGGAACAAAAACTAGTCTCACCAGCCAGTCACCTGCAGCAAATCTGCCTGGTTCACCGGGATCCCCGGGATCGCCAGGATCTCCAGGCTCTCCTGGATCTGTCCCTAAAAGTACATCTCAGACGGCAGCTATTACGACCAAG GGAGGCCTCGTGGGTCTGGTAGATTATCCtgatgatgatgaggatgatgatgaagatgaagacaaGGAAGACACGGTACCGCTGTCAAAGAAAGCAAAGTTTGAGTCCTAA